From one Mytilus trossulus isolate FHL-02 chromosome 10, PNRI_Mtr1.1.1.hap1, whole genome shotgun sequence genomic stretch:
- the LOC134686871 gene encoding uncharacterized protein LOC134686871 has translation MEADLHQRPSQTLSDDKDTDVPLGEEAYEAEMENNGDILEPPKVLVDPGPFLYNRRVCVVALPVFLLMLAMVGETLVLLICFGLAVLLCVDNKGLHQRSMVVFMSIFVPSHILIIYSFFPLIWVSVLNLILLVLVNAFILMTGAWIILQFKVFRMNEYDVCVFFEETLFAVYPAISAGLLCWAASTVVPIQHIPFLLAFIGFVFLQLFMAPTTSSFRKPKSEEDSCNILKVASLTAISVIYCTLPTILQIVIHVVHRSQMFHISFVTEVIFLSMTQIFLLTLMSIRPLVEALGHDHSLVVKLRWLSGASATILCYPVLMHLGISSHFLPWLPAAIGTYSVFGAVLSYKKTKRISDGVLAVAIIFSVLWGSLLPWKLAFKLIFGLPLPAVYVMMLTNAVLCLLIGYVGSHGRQEMFSILVCIQTVVFVCCETVLYDAGLYRWQLFIITCVIAAYTFQRLHLSKKLPLRLSCFCMSLYLSKATIVLIEHFVFHPNKVPVYSYVTILFLVFMIIRIFVTEFDTNAHSFTGHLGLLCVSVIVNANPLIYVLSSYIFMTESAASDIAGLCSMVCGVLIIIAQSIHVPEDLRVRYTGVLGIFLGLVFIVFRPDLTPTLYSVFQWIEVFSVISFVIVMVTDSVTQFLQIMLCSAVLGLCPGLRAAIMLYPEDNIPVSGVLLFMLSSCIITCIILCFIKAQHLKHTFEKRFIKMSTMLAVVSMVAVISDIATRENHQMFLTLPSLKLILCANLVISICLKLLALRQIGELLPLTEPKDDKEVPYLPTIGNIATFISFVMICLMAPTSSFFHDVWCCGASLVLVCLQKDMRIFSSLREDNQTTATKITSLVILVTATLYRSDIWNYNSSWMFARGVTEIILVLFSIPNCYILWGLLYDNVLVLNEQVVIFTLPLNFPLILYASSYTGWALAVAGIVSSIWMMFAKFALQPYHDDY, from the exons ACTCGTGTTGCTGATATGTTTTGGTCTAGCCGTATTGTTATGTGTAGACAACAAAGGGTTACATCAAAG GAGTATGGTTGTATTTATGTCCATTTTTGTTCCAAGTCATATTCTCATCATTTACTCATTCTTTCCTTTAATCtg GGTATCTGTCCTGAATCTCATATTACTAGTTTTAGTTAATGCTTTTATACTGATGACTGGAGCGTGGATAATTCTACAGTTCAAAGTGTTCAGGATGAATGAATATGATGTTTGTGTG ttttttgaGGAGACACTTTTTGCTGTATATCCTGCCATATCCGCAGGACTGTTATGCTGGGCTGCATCGACAGTGGTACCAATACAACATATTCCATTCCTCTTAGCTTTTATAGG GTTTGTATTCCTGCAGCTGTTTATGGCTCCTACTACATCATCATTTAGAAAACCTAAGTCAGAGGAGGACAGTTGTAACATCCTGAAGGTCGCCAGTCTGACGGCTATCTCTGTGATATATTGTACTTTACCAACCATCCTACAGATAGTTATACATGTTGTCCATCGTAGTCAGatgtttcatatttcatttgtt ACTGAAGTCATTTTCCTATCCATGACacagatatttttattaactttgatGAGCATCAGACCATTAGTGGAAGCTTTAG GTCATGATCATAGTTTAGTAGTAAAGTTAAGATGGTTGAGTGGAGCTTCAGCTACCATTTTATGTTATCCAGTCCTGATGCATCTTGGGATATCCTCTCACTTTTTACCATGGTTACCAGCAGCCATTGGTACATACTCAGTTTTTGGTGCAGTTCTAAGTTACAAGAAAACTAAG agaATATCAGATGGAGTGTTAGCAGTAGCCATTATCTTTTCTGTTCTATGGGGATcattgttaccatggaaacttgCAT ttaaattaatatttggatTGCCATTGCCTGCTGTTTATGTGATGATGTTAACCAATGCTGTATTGTGCCTTCTGATTGGTTATGTTGGTAGTCATGGGAGACAAGAAATGTTCAGTATACTTGTATGTATACAGACTGTTG tGTTTGTTTGCTGTGAGACTGTGCTGTATGATGCAGGACTATACAGATGGCAGCTGTTTATAATCACCTGTGTAATAGCTGCATATACATTTCAGAG attacATTTATCTAAGAAATTACCATTACGTTTAAGTTGTTTCTGCATGTCTCTATACCTGTCTAAAGCGACCATTGTCTTGATAGAGCACTTTGTATTCCATCCTAACAAAGTACCAGTCTACAGCTATGTCACCATCCTGTTTCTggtgtttatgatcattagaatATTTGTCACAGAATTCGATACAAATGCTCATTCA TTTACTGGACATCTAGGATTATTATGTGTATCAGTTATAGTGAATGCCAACCCACTGATATATGTTTTGTCATCTTATATATTTATGACTGAATCTGCTGCTAGTGATATTGCAG GACTATGTAGTATGGTGTGTGGTGTACTTATAATTATAGCCCAGTCGATACATGTTCCAGAGGACCTCAGAGTCAGATACACAGGGGTTTTGGGTATATTTCTTGGTCTAGTGTTTATAGTTTTTAGACCTGACTTGACACCAACTCT ttacaGTGTTTTCCAATGGATAGAGGTATTTAGTGTTATTAGTTTTGTAATTGTCATGGTAACAGACTCAGTGACACAATTTCTACAGATCATGTTGTGTTCAGCAGTACTTGGTCTGTGTCCTGGACTCAGAGCAGCTATTATG CTGTATCCAGAAGACAATATACCTGTATCAGGTGTGCTCTTGTTTATGTTGTCATCCTGTATAATAACCTGTATCATCCTCTGTTTCATCAAAGCCCAGCACCTAAAACATACATTTGAAAAGAGATTTATAAAGAT GTCCACCATGTTGGCTGTGGTTTCCATGGTAGCAGTGATCTCAGATATAGCAACAAGAGAAAATCATCAAATGTTTCTAACATTACcatcattaaaattaattttatgtgcAAATCTTGTTATCAGCATATGTCTAAAGTTACTTGCACTCAGACAG ATTGGTGAACTCTTACCACTAACAGAACCAAAAGATGATAAAGAGGTTCCTTACTTACCAACAATAGGAAACATAGctacatttatatcatttgtaATGATTTGTCTGATGGCACCAACATCCAGCTTTTTCCATGATGTTTGG tGTTGTGGAGCAAGTCTTGTGTtagtttgtttacaaaaagaCATGAGAATCTTTAGTAGTTTACGAGAAGACAACCAAACCACTGCAACAAAAATAACCTCTTTAGTAATTCTAGTGACCGCAACATTATATCGTAGTGACATTTGGAATTATAATTCGTCATGGATGTTTGCTCGTGGAGTTACAGAAATAATTCTTGTTTTATTCTCAATACcaaactgttatattttatgGGGTTTACTTTATGAcaatgttttagttttaaatgaacAGGTTGTAATATTTACGTTGCCTTTGAACTTTCCGTTGATTTTGTATGCTAGTAGTTATACAGGGTGGGCATTAGCAGTAGCTGGCATTGTGTCGTCCATATGGATGATGTTTGCAAAGTTTGCTCTACAACCATATCATGATGATTATTGA